In Lentibacillus amyloliquefaciens, one DNA window encodes the following:
- a CDS encoding KDGP aldolase, giving the protein MDKLHDKILFNYLVRDVENTAAVMEAGAGHVVPGIVSDKFASVEDAATKVSEIKTVAKTVSIGLGGGGNTANWKKVLEIAAVSRPGHINQPFETSSYSLGYLDGIGHQKQLVNGLVKPTGEVGKVQLANSGSVYKVEELMEIASHLGIESIKMMPVSGTDHLEELIYLTKTAQAKGIRGVEPAGGINGANIRKIVSSVKDIDIEFFMPHIFGSAMDKETGKTIPDKVKEVYQEVEGL; this is encoded by the coding sequence GTGGATAAATTACATGATAAAATTCTGTTTAATTACTTGGTACGAGATGTAGAGAATACTGCTGCTGTGATGGAAGCTGGAGCTGGACATGTCGTTCCGGGGATTGTATCAGATAAATTCGCTTCTGTGGAGGATGCTGCAACAAAAGTAAGTGAAATAAAAACCGTTGCAAAGACAGTTAGTATTGGTCTTGGTGGTGGGGGTAATACAGCCAATTGGAAAAAAGTGCTGGAAATTGCTGCAGTGTCCAGACCAGGTCATATAAATCAGCCGTTTGAAACGTCGTCTTATTCATTAGGCTATCTGGATGGGATAGGTCATCAAAAACAATTGGTGAACGGACTGGTTAAACCGACCGGTGAAGTTGGAAAAGTCCAACTGGCGAATTCAGGAAGTGTCTATAAAGTAGAAGAATTAATGGAAATCGCTTCTCATCTTGGCATCGAAAGTATCAAGATGATGCCTGTCAGTGGAACCGATCATTTGGAGGAACTCATTTATTTAACCAAAACAGCTCAGGCCAAAGGTATCCGTGGCGTGGAACCTGCTGGTGGCATTAATGGAGCTAACATTCGGAAAATCGTTTCAAGTGTGAAAGATATTGATATCGAGTTCTTTATGCCGCATATCTTTGGGTCAGCCATGGACAAGGAAACAGGAAAAACCATACCGGATAAAGTGAAAGAGGTTTATCAAGAAGTGGAGGGCTTATAA
- a CDS encoding SIS domain-containing protein yields MIHHYFSKITDLLDVVHKKENDVMKQAAEKVSESIQHDGVIHLFGCGHSHILTEEVYYRAGGLVPIHPILHEPLMLHEGAVRSSSFERKNDYAQTFMNKQDIREGDVMFVISTSGRNPVPVDVAHIAKNKGAYVIGITSVEYSSSQPSRHTSGEHLFDAVDLVINNHAPGGDALLSHDKVDVNFAPSSTVIGATLLNAILAESIKHMADNNFEPPVFLSGNIEGADDYNQQLIEKYKERVKL; encoded by the coding sequence ATGATTCATCATTATTTCAGCAAGATTACGGACTTACTCGATGTTGTACACAAGAAAGAAAATGATGTCATGAAACAGGCTGCGGAAAAAGTCTCTGAATCTATACAGCATGATGGGGTAATTCATTTATTCGGGTGCGGCCATTCGCATATTTTGACCGAAGAAGTTTATTATCGGGCAGGCGGTCTCGTTCCGATTCATCCTATTCTCCATGAACCATTGATGCTCCACGAAGGGGCTGTCCGTTCTTCTTCATTTGAACGTAAAAATGATTATGCGCAAACGTTTATGAATAAGCAAGATATACGGGAAGGGGATGTTATGTTTGTGATTTCGACATCAGGAAGAAATCCAGTTCCGGTAGATGTAGCGCATATTGCTAAGAATAAAGGTGCCTATGTAATTGGCATCACATCAGTTGAGTATTCGTCGAGCCAGCCATCACGCCATACCAGTGGCGAACACTTATTTGATGCGGTTGATCTTGTGATTAACAATCATGCTCCAGGAGGGGACGCACTATTATCACATGACAAAGTTGATGTGAATTTTGCGCCAAGTTCTACTGTCATTGGGGCGACTCTTTTAAACGCCATTTTAGCTGAATCAATCAAGCACATGGCAGATAATAATTTTGAGCCGCCTGTTTTCCTGAGTGGCAATATTGAGGGAGCAGACGATTATAATCAGCAATTAATTGAAAAATATAAAGAACGCGTTAAGTTATAG
- a CDS encoding tyrosine-type recombinase/integrase, whose product MLESFYVYLQNKDLKENTIKGYLQSVNGYLKWFDESKDVPFQKLHRENVLEYISCLKTVKKLNPKTINTKLSGLIKFNEFLVEEYHVQPNVVIGKKDFERVQQPYASLSTVEYDDVEKFRQIILDDNHMRYYALATIFAYAGLRLSEALDLHLNDVHLVTREIVVRNGKGDKTRIVYMSEKVRIALQSWLKERKEKGIVCDYLFPSNRNQRLDRTVVNTAFQRYAKEVGKKITPHVLRHFFCSNAINKGMSIHEVANQAGHSNIHTTLLYTNPTKTEMLDKMDQL is encoded by the coding sequence ATGTTAGAATCTTTTTACGTTTATTTGCAAAATAAAGATTTAAAGGAAAATACTATAAAAGGATATCTTCAGTCAGTCAATGGGTACTTGAAATGGTTTGATGAATCCAAAGATGTTCCATTTCAAAAACTTCATCGAGAAAATGTACTTGAGTATATTTCTTGCTTGAAGACCGTTAAAAAATTAAATCCGAAAACAATCAACACAAAGTTGAGTGGGCTAATAAAATTCAATGAATTTTTAGTGGAAGAGTATCATGTGCAGCCGAATGTAGTTATTGGAAAGAAAGATTTCGAAAGAGTACAACAACCATATGCATCTTTATCAACGGTAGAATATGATGATGTGGAAAAGTTCCGGCAGATTATATTGGATGATAATCATATGCGCTATTATGCTTTAGCTACAATCTTTGCATATGCCGGTCTAAGATTATCAGAAGCACTGGATTTGCACCTTAATGATGTTCATTTGGTGACAAGGGAAATTGTGGTGAGAAATGGAAAAGGGGATAAAACGCGAATTGTTTACATGAGTGAAAAGGTCCGTATTGCGTTGCAGTCTTGGTTGAAGGAAAGGAAAGAAAAAGGAATAGTTTGCGATTATCTGTTTCCGAGCAATCGAAATCAGCGACTTGATCGTACCGTTGTTAATACAGCATTTCAGCGATACGCCAAAGAAGTTGGCAAGAAAATCACCCCTCATGTGTTAAGGCACTTCTTTTGTTCAAATGCAATTAATAAAGGTATGAGTATTCATGAAGTGGCAAACCAGGCTGGACATTCCAATATTCACACGACATTGCTGTATACGAATCCGACTAAAACGGAGATGTTGGATAAAATGGATCAATTGTAA
- a CDS encoding sigma-54-dependent Fis family transcriptional regulator: protein MLQDIIQRQDRIIEKEKHLMLKHWMVIEPDYIREHHSIKQAISIFKEFDVEWLPVVNDDMKPVGILTAKSLLESLLLEKENDLLKKSISRDGFIIVSQNDSVLDLHRFPFNYYLVVNSQYKLVGTITRNEILDGISSFIQEIDQLEHTAAILDEVMNIAYEGVAVVDKEGIIVQFNEAYSRFIGVDKEDALGKHVQDVIENTNMHNTVKTGLPERGAIQYIQGQPMIVHRIPIWKNDTVVGAIGMLIFEGVSELYQIYDRIQNDNLKADTNKNIRNVRENHEKIRMTTLDQIIGVSDSTATIKRTARKVAKTDVTVLITGESGTGKGIYASGIHELSPFSSGAFINVNCGAIPENLIESELFGYEEGAFTGAKKGGKQGKFELAQNGTLFLDEIGEMPLTMQTKLLRLLEDKEFERVGGTQKYKVNTRIIAATNRNLWEMVEEGKFREDLFYRLNVVEIQIPPLRERTSDIPSLVSNFMKSMCHKYQVPEKELTSEAMSAFIHYSWKGNVRELINVIERLVVLIDSDTITLNHLPEYMRNSDDVSNNFLSHKGYSDNEKELIQSILNESNGNKTMTARKMGMHRTTLYKKMKKYNL from the coding sequence ATGCTACAGGATATCATTCAAAGGCAGGATAGAATTATTGAAAAGGAAAAACATCTGATGCTTAAGCATTGGATGGTAATTGAACCAGATTATATACGTGAACATCATTCAATAAAACAAGCGATATCCATCTTTAAAGAATTCGACGTTGAATGGTTGCCGGTAGTCAATGATGATATGAAGCCTGTTGGAATTTTAACCGCTAAATCATTGCTGGAAAGTCTTTTGTTGGAAAAGGAAAATGACCTACTTAAGAAAAGTATATCGAGAGATGGTTTCATAATCGTTAGTCAAAATGATTCCGTCTTGGATCTTCATAGGTTCCCTTTCAATTATTATTTGGTAGTAAATAGTCAATACAAATTAGTCGGAACAATAACGAGGAATGAGATTTTAGATGGAATTTCCTCTTTTATTCAAGAAATAGATCAATTGGAACACACAGCGGCAATCTTGGATGAGGTGATGAATATTGCCTATGAAGGTGTTGCTGTCGTTGATAAGGAAGGAATCATCGTCCAATTTAATGAAGCATACAGTCGTTTTATTGGCGTGGATAAAGAAGATGCCTTAGGAAAGCATGTGCAGGACGTCATTGAAAATACCAATATGCACAATACCGTAAAGACAGGGTTGCCAGAAAGAGGTGCTATCCAATACATACAAGGACAGCCGATGATTGTTCACCGCATCCCAATCTGGAAGAATGATACGGTTGTTGGTGCGATTGGCATGCTAATTTTTGAAGGTGTCTCAGAACTGTATCAAATTTATGATCGGATTCAAAATGATAATCTTAAAGCCGATACGAATAAAAATATACGAAATGTGCGAGAAAATCATGAAAAAATAAGGATGACAACACTGGATCAGATTATAGGAGTCAGTGACAGTACGGCAACTATCAAACGGACAGCACGAAAGGTTGCAAAAACAGATGTAACCGTTCTGATTACTGGTGAAAGCGGAACTGGTAAAGGCATATATGCAAGTGGGATTCATGAGTTAAGTCCATTTTCATCAGGGGCTTTTATTAATGTCAACTGTGGGGCAATTCCGGAAAACCTGATTGAATCGGAATTATTTGGTTATGAAGAAGGTGCATTCACCGGGGCAAAAAAAGGCGGCAAACAAGGGAAATTTGAATTAGCCCAAAATGGGACACTATTTTTGGATGAGATTGGTGAAATGCCATTAACCATGCAAACCAAACTACTCCGTTTGCTTGAGGATAAGGAATTTGAACGCGTCGGTGGTACACAAAAATATAAGGTTAACACGCGAATCATTGCAGCAACAAACCGAAATTTGTGGGAGATGGTAGAAGAAGGAAAATTTCGCGAAGATCTTTTTTACCGACTTAATGTTGTTGAGATTCAGATTCCCCCTCTTCGTGAACGAACATCTGATATTCCTTCATTAGTGTCCAATTTTATGAAATCAATGTGTCATAAATATCAAGTTCCCGAAAAAGAGTTGACCTCTGAGGCCATGTCAGCATTTATTCATTATTCCTGGAAAGGAAATGTTAGAGAATTGATCAATGTGATCGAACGGCTTGTTGTACTGATAGATAGCGACACGATCACCTTAAACCATTTGCCGGAGTATATGAGAAACTCAGATGATGTAAGCAATAACTTTTTAAGTCACAAGGGATACAGTGATAATGAAAAAGAGCTGATTCAATCCATACTTAATGAATCTAATGGTAATAAAACAATGACAGCTAGAAAAATGGGAATGCACCGGACAACGTTATATAAAAAAATGAAAAAATATAACCTCTAA
- a CDS encoding GntP family permease — protein MIGLIGLIVSLALLIYLTMKGINIIIAAIICSVLVAVTGGLNLQTALMDNYMTGFTDYFASWFLVFLLGAIFGKIMQDTKSAESIAQWIKATLGTKRAVFAVVAAAAIMTYGGVSLFVVGFAVYPIALSLFRAANLPHRFIPAALVFGSISFTMTAPGSPEIQNIIPTEHFGTTPTAGGFIGVLSALIIMVTGGIWLGKMVRQAVNNGEEFSLPYKPSSNDETAAAIEDPADEEVPVKKNLPNVIVSFIPLVMVIILLNILSQFMNPTAALLLALTTGIFLACTTMNGFLKQFWEPLATGTQNALVALANTCAVVGFGSVAAQISAFDSMVDALVSMPGPPLLGLAIGVTLVCGITGSASGGLGIALPILAPIYLSQGVDPGSMHRISALASGGIDSLPHNGYVVTTVRVICGESHKRSYKPIFFVSVIVPTIVMFLAILLYTIF, from the coding sequence ATAATAGGTTTAATAGGGCTAATCGTTTCACTGGCATTACTAATTTATCTCACCATGAAAGGCATAAATATTATTATAGCAGCCATCATCTGTTCTGTTTTGGTAGCGGTTACAGGCGGACTTAATCTGCAGACGGCCTTAATGGACAATTATATGACGGGCTTTACTGACTATTTTGCTTCGTGGTTTCTGGTATTTCTGTTAGGTGCCATTTTTGGTAAAATTATGCAAGATACAAAATCGGCTGAAAGTATCGCGCAATGGATTAAAGCTACGTTAGGCACTAAACGTGCCGTTTTCGCGGTTGTAGCTGCAGCTGCTATTATGACGTATGGAGGCGTCAGTTTATTTGTGGTCGGTTTTGCCGTTTATCCGATTGCCTTATCATTGTTTCGGGCTGCCAATCTGCCGCATCGATTTATTCCTGCAGCTTTAGTATTTGGGTCAATTTCCTTTACAATGACAGCACCAGGGTCACCTGAAATACAAAATATCATTCCAACCGAACACTTTGGAACAACACCTACTGCAGGCGGATTTATTGGTGTTCTTTCCGCGTTGATTATAATGGTGACTGGGGGCATATGGCTTGGTAAAATGGTCAGACAGGCTGTTAATAACGGTGAAGAATTCTCGTTACCATACAAACCGTCCTCAAACGATGAAACGGCAGCTGCGATTGAAGATCCCGCAGATGAGGAAGTGCCTGTTAAAAAGAACTTACCTAATGTGATTGTTTCGTTTATTCCGCTGGTAATGGTTATTATCTTGCTGAATATTCTATCGCAGTTTATGAACCCAACAGCAGCATTATTGCTGGCACTGACGACAGGTATCTTCTTGGCGTGTACGACCATGAACGGCTTCTTAAAACAGTTCTGGGAACCTTTGGCAACGGGAACACAAAACGCCTTGGTAGCATTAGCGAATACATGTGCTGTTGTTGGTTTTGGCAGTGTCGCTGCACAAATTTCAGCATTTGATAGTATGGTAGATGCTTTGGTGAGCATGCCTGGTCCCCCGTTATTGGGCTTGGCAATCGGTGTTACACTTGTTTGTGGTATTACGGGGTCTGCTTCCGGGGGATTGGGAATTGCGTTGCCGATCCTGGCGCCAATCTATTTGAGTCAAGGCGTCGATCCCGGTTCAATGCATCGTATATCTGCTCTGGCATCAGGTGGTATTGATTCGCTTCCGCACAATGGATATGTTGTAACCACTGTTCGGGTTATCTGCGGCGAATCACATAAGCGATCTTATAAACCAATCTTTTTTGTCAGTGTTATTGTTCCAACAATTGTTATGTTCCTAGCTATATTGCTTTATACAATCTTTTAA
- a CDS encoding CoA-acylating methylmalonate-semialdehyde dehydrogenase, with translation MSKTDVKTLRNYIGGKWVESESDKTESVINPATGDTIAEVPISSQEDVDHAVKVAQEAFQDWKEIAVPKRARILFKYQQLLVENWDELAELITIENGKNLKEAKGEVQRGIENVEFAAGAPNLMMGDQLSSIASGLESGMYRYPIGVVGGITPFNFPMMVPCWMFPMAIATGNTFVMKPSERTPLLANRLAELLTEAGLPDGVFNIVHGAHDVVNGLLDHKGVSAISFVGSQPVAEYVYKRGTDNLKRVQALAGAKNHSIVLNDANMDNASTQVLNAAFGSAGERCMAASVVAIEESVADEFIDQLVQKANDVTIGNGLDEGVFLGPVIREQHKDRTLSYIETGESEGAKLVRDGRDEGRAQEKGYFVGPTIFDNVTTDMKIWQDEIFAPVLSIVRVKDLDQAIDVTNQSPFANGACLFTRDGGSVRQFRETIDAGMLGVNIGVPAPMAYFPFSGWKDSFYGDLHANGKDSVEFYTRKKVITTRWV, from the coding sequence ATGTCAAAGACAGACGTTAAAACACTTAGAAATTATATCGGTGGTAAATGGGTAGAATCTGAGAGTGACAAAACAGAGTCCGTCATAAACCCGGCAACCGGCGACACCATAGCGGAAGTTCCAATCTCATCACAGGAAGATGTGGATCATGCGGTCAAAGTCGCTCAAGAGGCATTTCAGGATTGGAAGGAGATAGCTGTTCCAAAACGGGCACGTATTTTATTCAAGTATCAGCAGCTGTTGGTGGAAAACTGGGATGAACTGGCTGAACTGATCACCATTGAAAACGGAAAAAATTTGAAAGAAGCAAAAGGTGAGGTGCAGCGCGGGATTGAGAATGTGGAATTTGCAGCAGGCGCACCGAACTTAATGATGGGTGATCAGCTATCATCGATTGCATCAGGTCTTGAATCCGGGATGTATCGTTATCCGATCGGTGTTGTCGGCGGCATCACACCATTTAATTTTCCAATGATGGTACCGTGCTGGATGTTTCCAATGGCAATTGCAACCGGAAACACGTTTGTCATGAAACCATCTGAGCGCACGCCTTTGTTAGCCAATCGTCTTGCAGAGCTTCTGACAGAAGCAGGACTACCTGATGGTGTATTTAATATTGTTCACGGTGCACATGATGTCGTGAATGGTCTGCTTGATCACAAAGGTGTTTCGGCTATCTCCTTTGTTGGCTCTCAACCGGTAGCAGAGTATGTATACAAACGTGGAACGGACAATCTCAAACGTGTTCAGGCATTAGCCGGGGCGAAAAACCATTCGATCGTGTTAAACGATGCTAATATGGATAATGCCTCCACTCAAGTTTTGAATGCTGCGTTCGGGTCTGCTGGCGAACGGTGTATGGCAGCGTCTGTTGTGGCAATAGAAGAATCCGTGGCGGATGAATTTATTGATCAGCTCGTGCAAAAGGCAAATGACGTAACGATAGGCAACGGGCTTGATGAAGGCGTCTTCCTGGGCCCTGTTATTCGCGAGCAGCATAAAGACCGTACCCTGAGTTATATTGAAACCGGAGAAAGTGAAGGAGCCAAGCTTGTTCGTGATGGCCGTGATGAAGGACGTGCTCAGGAGAAAGGTTATTTTGTCGGTCCGACGATTTTTGATAATGTTACAACGGATATGAAAATTTGGCAGGATGAAATTTTTGCGCCTGTATTATCCATTGTTCGTGTAAAGGATCTTGATCAGGCCATTGATGTCACGAATCAATCGCCATTCGCGAACGGTGCTTGCCTGTTTACAAGGGATGGCGGCAGTGTGCGGCAATTCAGGGAAACAATCGATGCAGGCATGCTGGGTGTCAACATTGGTGTTCCGGCGCCAATGGCCTACTTCCCATTCTCCGGCTGGAAAGATTCCTTCTATGGTGACCTGCATGCCAACGGTAAGGATAGTGTTGAATTCTACACACGCAAGAAAGTTATTACGACACGTTGGGTATAA